One window of Alteromonas sp. LMIT006 genomic DNA carries:
- a CDS encoding TlpA disulfide reductase family protein produces the protein MSLLPIHSRKQLARLLLGGAFAVMSFVTQAQTPEIQLTQSSTSLQAQTLSELTDKVVYLDFWASWCVPCRRSFPWMNTMQAKYAEQGLVIIAINLDQERALADAFIAETQANFHIEFDPAGEYAESFGVAGMPTSLLIDKNGHIRAQHQGFFNAKTAHYEKQIQALLAE, from the coding sequence ATGAGTCTCTTACCGATACATTCCCGAAAACAGCTAGCTCGTTTGCTCCTTGGCGGTGCATTCGCAGTGATGAGTTTCGTTACTCAGGCACAAACGCCTGAGATTCAATTGACCCAATCCAGTACATCTTTACAAGCGCAAACGCTTTCAGAACTTACAGATAAGGTTGTATATTTGGATTTTTGGGCGTCTTGGTGCGTTCCATGTCGTCGTTCATTTCCTTGGATGAACACAATGCAAGCAAAATATGCCGAGCAAGGTCTCGTTATCATTGCCATCAATCTTGATCAAGAACGCGCCCTAGCCGATGCGTTTATCGCTGAAACACAAGCAAACTTCCATATCGAATTCGATCCAGCCGGTGAATATGCAGAGTCCTTTGGTGTGGCCGGTATGCCTACCAGCCTGTTGATTGATAAAAATGGACACATTCGAGCGCAGCACCAAGGCTTTTTTAACGCCAAAACGGCTCATTACGAAAAACAAATTCAAGCATTACTCGCTGAATAA
- a CDS encoding DUF4266 domain-containing protein — MKKMKIIVLCVVMSHAVGCASLGVKPWERDVLAKEEMQLNAEGLDLTLDDHIYFSKEGTSGGRGFAGGGCGCN, encoded by the coding sequence ATGAAAAAAATGAAAATCATTGTCCTGTGTGTCGTCATGTCACACGCCGTCGGGTGTGCCAGTCTTGGCGTCAAACCTTGGGAGAGAGATGTCTTGGCCAAAGAAGAAATGCAACTTAACGCAGAAGGCTTAGATTTGACCTTAGACGACCATATTTATTTTTCCAAAGAAGGGACCTCTGGCGGTCGCGGTTTTGCTGGTGGAGGTTGTGGATGCAACTAA
- a CDS encoding DUF3570 domain-containing protein has protein sequence MQLTKTSKMAASLALASCQLIGAAPAQASAEKSDEWQFDTAILYYGETDRISLVEGMVSATKDFGDDHIFNGKLTYDALTGASATGAVPQDYVQTFSRPSGHGQYQVAPNTTPLDDTFRDSRVQLNAQWTQPMLPNLTGSTGVHASKEYDYLSLGLNGSLAYDLNQKNTTLSVGLSYQMDSIDPVGGAPTPLSSLPLADNAYSDDNDGYDDDDFEHGERSQGQTQDKDTVDLLLGVTQVISRNMLMQFTLGLSKSDGYLNDPYKYVSVVNNLGTVQDTLYESRPDSRTKQTVYWQTKYAKGSFVGDVSYRYMEDDWEMTSHTIDSRLRFDLGNDNYIQPHFRYYQQGAVDFYRPFLLDEASLPAFVTADYRLGEMDAMTIGLKYGQTMNNGHDWAIRVEYYQQNPKNTGFIAPGSLQNQELYPSIKAMMVQFNYSF, from the coding sequence ATGCAACTAACTAAAACAAGTAAGATGGCAGCCAGTCTGGCGTTGGCAAGTTGTCAACTGATTGGTGCAGCACCCGCTCAAGCGTCTGCTGAAAAAAGTGATGAATGGCAATTTGATACGGCTATTTTGTATTATGGTGAAACGGATCGAATCAGCTTAGTTGAGGGAATGGTATCGGCTACGAAAGATTTTGGTGATGATCATATTTTTAATGGCAAATTGACGTATGATGCCTTGACGGGTGCTTCAGCAACTGGAGCCGTACCGCAAGATTATGTGCAGACATTTTCTCGTCCTTCTGGGCATGGGCAATATCAAGTCGCTCCTAATACCACACCTTTAGATGATACTTTCCGAGATTCTCGAGTGCAGCTAAACGCACAATGGACCCAGCCAATGCTACCAAATCTGACTGGTTCAACTGGGGTTCACGCATCCAAAGAATACGATTATCTGTCGTTGGGACTCAATGGATCCTTAGCTTATGACCTCAATCAAAAAAACACGACCTTGTCAGTGGGTTTATCTTATCAAATGGATAGCATCGACCCTGTGGGAGGCGCACCGACGCCATTGAGCAGTTTGCCCTTGGCAGACAATGCATATTCGGATGATAACGATGGATATGATGACGATGATTTCGAACATGGTGAGCGCAGTCAGGGACAAACCCAAGATAAGGACACAGTGGATCTGTTACTCGGCGTGACACAAGTTATTTCACGGAACATGCTGATGCAGTTCACATTAGGTTTATCTAAATCAGATGGATATTTAAATGATCCTTACAAATATGTGTCTGTGGTGAATAATTTAGGTACTGTCCAGGATACGTTATACGAATCACGACCAGACTCGCGAACCAAGCAGACTGTGTATTGGCAAACCAAATATGCCAAAGGTTCATTTGTAGGCGATGTATCGTATCGCTACATGGAAGATGATTGGGAAATGACCTCGCATACCATTGATAGTAGGTTGCGCTTCGATTTGGGCAACGATAACTATATTCAACCCCACTTTCGCTATTATCAACAAGGTGCTGTCGATTTTTACCGACCGTTTTTGCTTGATGAAGCATCTCTTCCAGCATTTGTCACAGCGGATTATCGCTTAGGTGAAATGGATGCAATGACCATTGGACTAAAATATGGCCAAACCATGAACAACGGCCATGATTGGGCTATACGAGTTGAGTACTATCAGCAAAACCCTAAGAATACAGGATTTATTGCTCCAGGTAGCTTACAAAATCAAGAACTCTACCCAAGCATTAAAGCGATGATGGTACAATTTAATTATTCATTTTAG
- a CDS encoding FAD:protein FMN transferase gives MPSFELSQREDHVCVSFTAMASPCEILIDGNDPEIVQHIAHMVSAEAWRIETKYSRYRENNIIHQLNHAKGQRIKLDEETHKLLSFAQQCFVLSNGQFDVTAGILNRIWRFVADANPPTQAEIDTLLPLVGWQKLTLTEHSLQMPDDMQIDLGGIGKEYAVDKAVTLCQQTYPELSVLVNFGGDLGVTRPRQNGGFWQVGIEHPDPSQSVPMLVKIAQGGLATSGDARRFLLHKGTRYSHVLNPLTGWAMTDAPRSVTVAGQNCTQAGLLATLALLQGADAKAFLQAQEVTHWVLN, from the coding sequence GTGCCAAGTTTTGAATTGAGCCAACGCGAAGACCATGTGTGCGTATCTTTTACTGCCATGGCTTCGCCTTGTGAGATCCTAATTGACGGTAATGACCCAGAGATTGTGCAACACATTGCTCATATGGTATCAGCCGAGGCTTGGCGCATTGAAACAAAATACTCGCGTTACCGCGAAAATAATATTATTCATCAACTGAACCACGCTAAAGGTCAGCGAATCAAGCTTGACGAGGAAACACACAAGCTGCTTTCATTTGCACAACAATGTTTTGTCTTAAGTAATGGGCAATTTGATGTCACCGCTGGCATTTTAAATCGCATTTGGCGTTTTGTGGCGGATGCCAATCCCCCGACCCAAGCTGAAATTGACACTTTGTTACCTCTTGTGGGTTGGCAAAAGCTAACTTTAACCGAACACTCCCTGCAAATGCCGGATGATATGCAAATTGATTTAGGGGGTATAGGTAAAGAATACGCTGTAGATAAAGCCGTTACGCTGTGTCAGCAGACGTATCCAGAACTCTCGGTCCTGGTCAATTTCGGAGGTGATTTGGGGGTGACACGCCCACGCCAAAATGGAGGTTTTTGGCAAGTGGGTATTGAGCATCCAGATCCATCTCAATCTGTTCCCATGCTTGTCAAAATAGCTCAAGGCGGTCTTGCGACAAGTGGCGATGCGAGACGATTTTTGTTGCATAAGGGCACTCGCTACTCACATGTACTCAATCCATTGACTGGTTGGGCTATGACTGATGCACCACGTTCAGTTACTGTAGCAGGCCAAAATTGCACACAAGCAGGGTTATTGGCGACGTTAGCCTTGTTGCAAGGTGCTGATGCGAAGGCTTTTTTGCAAGCGCAAGAGGTAACGCATTGGGTCTTAAACTAG
- a CDS encoding transposase, which translates to MKKILRYNYRLNPSPQQACKLFEFASYARGVWNLLLSENIRRYEYDKTFVFYKDMASLLKALKPFEEFAWLKAFDSAAAQQVARDLDTALKNASAKGRLQQFPKHKVSYKKKKQHNDSFRCVNNSQCIRIVNGTISLPKIGRVPIKLHRNLVSEIKTVTVQYRHGHWQCSITQQVEFTAPKQQLNTMAGFDINSQQTVVGSNGYVANNPKYLKQSKEKLSQLQRQLARRTKGSRRWQQTKHRINTLHGKIARQRLDFAHKTSRQITNGSDICVFEDLNVKGMQQFNGSMVGDNVMGMITGLVKYKTELAGKLYYEIGRYEKSTGVCVACHAHHALSLSQRSFTCTACGTHQSRDVSSAVTIERKGEAGIIADGLVARVIPTSQQKSGVKTKVFERLKLSVGAEKREAA; encoded by the coding sequence ATGAAAAAAATACTTAGATACAACTACCGACTCAACCCATCACCGCAGCAGGCTTGTAAACTATTCGAGTTTGCCAGCTATGCCCGTGGTGTGTGGAATTTGTTGTTATCTGAGAATATCCGTCGCTACGAATACGATAAGACGTTTGTGTTTTACAAGGATATGGCAAGTTTACTCAAAGCGTTGAAGCCGTTTGAGGAATTTGCTTGGCTCAAAGCATTTGATTCAGCAGCTGCGCAACAAGTCGCTCGGGATTTAGATACAGCGCTGAAAAACGCATCTGCTAAAGGTCGCTTACAGCAGTTTCCAAAGCACAAAGTGTCGTACAAAAAGAAAAAACAACACAATGACAGCTTTCGCTGTGTCAATAACAGCCAGTGCATTCGGATAGTAAACGGAACGATTAGCCTGCCCAAAATTGGCAGAGTGCCGATTAAGCTCCATCGCAATCTGGTCAGTGAGATTAAAACCGTCACTGTGCAATATAGGCATGGGCATTGGCAGTGCAGTATCACGCAACAGGTCGAATTCACTGCGCCTAAACAACAACTCAATACGATGGCAGGTTTTGATATCAATTCACAGCAGACCGTCGTCGGCTCCAATGGGTATGTGGCAAACAACCCCAAATACCTCAAACAATCCAAAGAAAAACTTAGCCAGTTGCAACGCCAGCTTGCACGGCGCACAAAAGGCTCAAGGCGCTGGCAACAGACTAAACATCGCATCAACACCTTACACGGAAAAATCGCAAGGCAACGACTTGATTTTGCCCACAAAACATCACGACAGATAACCAATGGCAGTGATATATGTGTGTTCGAAGATTTGAACGTGAAAGGTATGCAGCAGTTCAATGGCAGTATGGTGGGTGATAACGTCATGGGAATGATAACAGGCTTGGTGAAATATAAAACCGAGTTGGCAGGTAAGCTCTACTATGAAATCGGACGCTATGAGAAATCGACTGGCGTGTGTGTAGCGTGTCACGCGCATCATGCGTTATCGCTCAGTCAACGCAGTTTCACCTGCACAGCGTGTGGGACACATCAGAGCCGAGATGTGTCCTCAGCAGTGACCATTGAACGCAAAGGAGAGGCAGGCATTATCGCGGACGGTCTTGTCGCGAGGGTAATCCCCACATCTCAGCAGAAATCAGGCGTCAAAACGAAAGTCTTCGAGCGATTGAAGTTGTCTGTGGGAGCTGAGAAAAGAGAAGCTGCATAG